The following coding sequences lie in one Sinorhizobium fredii USDA 257 genomic window:
- a CDS encoding CopG family transcriptional regulator: MRTTLAIDDDVLIAAKAMASQQHRSVGEVISELARRSLRRPSSSGERNGIPLLSSRPDAPPVTLEIVNALRDELP; this comes from the coding sequence ATGAGAACGACCCTGGCAATCGACGACGATGTCCTGATCGCCGCAAAGGCGATGGCATCCCAGCAGCACCGGAGCGTCGGCGAGGTCATTTCCGAGCTGGCGAGACGTTCTCTGCGCCGACCGAGCAGCAGCGGCGAGCGCAATGGAATTCCTCTCCTGTCATCTCGGCCGGATGCGCCGCCAGTGACGCTCGAAATCGTCAACGCCTTGCGTGACGAACTGCCGTGA
- a CDS encoding TA system VapC family ribonuclease toxin, translating into MTFLLDVNVLIALIDPGHVAHDDAHEWFAAVGQTAWATCPITENGVIRIVGNPKYPNSPGSPSLVMEIVGKLRSLPGHSFWPDNVSLVGSSDIAPTKILTSGQVTDTYLLALAKARGGQLATFDRKLSAAAVTRGNSALHLITANRS; encoded by the coding sequence GTGACTTTCCTGCTCGACGTCAATGTGCTGATTGCCTTAATCGATCCGGGCCATGTGGCCCATGATGATGCGCACGAATGGTTCGCGGCGGTAGGTCAGACCGCGTGGGCCACCTGCCCTATAACCGAAAATGGTGTCATCCGGATCGTCGGCAATCCCAAATATCCCAATTCTCCCGGTTCACCGTCACTCGTGATGGAGATCGTCGGCAAATTGCGGTCGCTCCCCGGTCATAGTTTTTGGCCGGACAATGTGAGTCTTGTCGGGTCAAGCGATATCGCTCCCACGAAAATCCTAACTTCGGGGCAGGTAACTGACACCTATCTGCTTGCGCTTGCCAAGGCGCGTGGCGGGCAGCTGGCGACATTCGATCGCAAGCTATCAGCAGCGGCGGTCACAAGGGGCAATTCTGCCTTGCACCTGATCACTGCAAATAGGTCGTGA
- a CDS encoding PepSY domain-containing protein, protein MLRPPQYNTSAPSIAGADGDRRIQNRKTLAKHSTGATLIIFCGSILNRNMEFKMSNMSLLSVAFAASVATASVACGIASVNPAAAAEHLPGTDDATEYARLSSSKLRLADAIAAAEKKFGGKAVDAALDDEQQIATFEVELMTATGSKEVSVDGQTGEVKEVTDAGGREAGNGSSDDE, encoded by the coding sequence ATGCTTCGTCCTCCCCAATACAATACCTCGGCACCCAGCATCGCCGGGGCCGACGGTGACCGCCGCATACAAAATCGTAAGACACTGGCAAAGCACAGTACAGGCGCCACGCTCATTATCTTCTGCGGTTCGATCCTGAACCGCAACATGGAGTTCAAGATGAGTAACATGAGCCTTTTGAGCGTTGCGTTCGCCGCCAGTGTCGCAACCGCATCGGTCGCCTGCGGCATCGCGTCCGTGAATCCCGCAGCTGCTGCCGAACACCTGCCTGGCACCGACGATGCCACAGAATATGCGAGGCTAAGCAGCAGCAAGCTCCGCCTCGCCGATGCGATCGCGGCGGCGGAGAAAAAATTCGGCGGCAAAGCCGTCGATGCCGCGCTGGACGATGAGCAACAGATTGCCACATTCGAGGTCGAGCTCATGACTGCAACTGGCTCGAAAGAAGTGTCGGTTGACGGTCAGACGGGCGAGGTGAAGGAGGTCACAGACGCCGGAGGCCGCGAGGCGGGTAACGGATCGTCAGACGACGAATAG
- a CDS encoding methyltransferase family protein, whose translation MHEVTELLGLALVLLCVFGRLWSTLYVGGRKNTELVISGPYSVSRNPLYLFSTLGSFGSGLLFGSITAATLLGVTTYLVFFATARQEERYLHARFGAEYESYAGRTPLFWPRLSSYREPRETSFSPNAIWRTFSDACFFFMVLPLAEISAYLHAQGYVPTVLRMY comes from the coding sequence ATGCATGAGGTGACAGAACTCCTCGGCCTTGCCCTCGTGCTCCTTTGCGTCTTCGGTCGGCTCTGGAGCACTCTCTACGTCGGTGGCCGCAAAAATACGGAATTGGTCATCAGCGGTCCCTACTCGGTCAGCAGGAATCCGCTTTATCTCTTCTCGACATTGGGATCTTTCGGGAGTGGTCTGCTGTTCGGCTCGATCACCGCCGCGACTTTGTTGGGTGTGACGACGTACCTCGTATTTTTCGCGACGGCGCGACAAGAGGAGCGCTACTTGCATGCCCGATTTGGCGCCGAATATGAGTCGTACGCCGGCAGGACACCCTTGTTTTGGCCCAGGCTGTCTTCATACCGGGAACCACGCGAAACCAGTTTTTCGCCCAATGCTATCTGGCGGACCTTCAGCGACGCATGCTTCTTTTTCATGGTCCTCCCGCTGGCCGAAATATCCGCGTACCTTCATGCCCAGGGATACGTTCCAACCGTCCTCAGGATGTATTGA
- a CDS encoding COG4705 family protein, with protein sequence MTQARALGRPNRVPPVTVDFWLIKLMAVTMGETAADYLAVNMGLGLTATSMIMSALLVAAIALQFAQKRYVPFFYWVAVVLISIVGTLVTDNLTDNLNLPLEVSTVVFSIALIMTFMVWKACERTLSIHSITTARREVFYWLCILFTFALGTALGDLISENFGFGYLTTGFVFAVVIGMIVVAYSVGKTGAVLTFWLCYIFTRPLGASLGDYLAQPSDYGGLGFGTIYTSLMFLLIIAAIVVYMTVSRAPERAADPEKGLA encoded by the coding sequence ATGACGCAGGCAAGAGCTCTCGGGCGCCCCAATCGTGTTCCACCCGTAACCGTCGATTTCTGGCTGATCAAGCTCATGGCCGTCACCATGGGTGAAACGGCCGCCGACTACCTTGCAGTGAACATGGGACTCGGCCTGACCGCCACATCCATGATCATGAGCGCTTTGCTCGTCGCAGCGATTGCGCTCCAATTTGCTCAGAAGCGCTATGTGCCGTTCTTTTACTGGGTGGCTGTGGTGCTTATCAGCATTGTCGGTACGCTTGTCACCGACAACCTGACTGACAACCTCAATTTGCCGCTGGAGGTTTCGACAGTTGTCTTCAGCATCGCCCTCATCATGACGTTCATGGTTTGGAAAGCCTGCGAACGAACGCTGTCCATCCATTCAATCACGACGGCGCGACGCGAGGTGTTCTACTGGCTGTGCATTCTCTTTACATTCGCTCTCGGAACGGCGCTCGGCGATCTGATCTCCGAGAACTTCGGCTTCGGGTATCTCACGACCGGGTTCGTCTTCGCGGTTGTGATCGGCATGATCGTGGTCGCATACTCCGTGGGGAAGACGGGCGCTGTCCTGACATTTTGGCTTTGCTATATCTTCACCCGGCCGCTCGGAGCCTCGCTCGGCGACTACTTGGCGCAACCGTCGGACTACGGCGGCCTTGGATTCGGTACGATCTATACCAGCCTCATGTTCCTGCTGATCATCGCCGCGATCGTCGTCTACATGACTGTTAGCCGCGCGCCCGAGAGGGCGGCCGATCCCGAAAAAGGTCTGGCCTGA
- a CDS encoding winged helix-turn-helix domain-containing protein, with protein sequence MRILVVEDDQKTSGYISRGLSEAGHVCDLIEDGRDALFQASREPYDVMIVDRMLPGLDGLSLVKVVRAAKVKTPVLFLTAVGGVDDRVEGLEAGGDDYLTKPFAFSELLARVNALSRRPPAQDQKTVLRFADLEMDIVKRQVTRRGQLIDLQPREFTLLEVLMRAEGRVLTRTMLLERVWDFHFDPKTSVVETHISRLRAKIDKPFDAPLLHTVRNTGYRLDARR encoded by the coding sequence ATGCGCATCCTCGTCGTTGAGGACGACCAAAAGACATCGGGGTACATTTCCAGGGGGCTTTCCGAAGCGGGCCATGTTTGCGACCTCATCGAGGACGGTCGTGACGCCCTTTTTCAGGCTAGCCGTGAGCCGTACGACGTGATGATCGTGGACCGCATGCTTCCGGGTCTGGACGGGCTTTCCCTCGTAAAAGTGGTCCGCGCCGCGAAAGTGAAAACTCCCGTGTTGTTTCTGACAGCGGTCGGTGGCGTCGACGACCGGGTCGAGGGACTTGAGGCGGGCGGCGACGATTACCTGACAAAGCCATTCGCCTTTTCGGAACTGCTCGCCCGTGTCAACGCTCTTTCCCGGCGCCCTCCTGCGCAGGACCAGAAAACGGTACTTCGCTTTGCCGATCTCGAGATGGACATCGTCAAGCGTCAGGTTACTCGCCGAGGACAGCTAATCGACCTGCAGCCGCGGGAATTCACGTTGCTCGAAGTCCTGATGCGCGCGGAAGGGAGGGTGCTGACGCGAACGATGCTTCTCGAACGCGTGTGGGATTTCCACTTCGACCCTAAGACCAGCGTCGTCGAAACTCATATCAGCCGGCTAAGAGCCAAGATCGACAAACCATTTGACGCGCCGCTGCTCCACACCGTGCGCAATACCGGGTATCGCCTTGATGCACGCCGCTAG
- a CDS encoding dual specificity protein phosphatase family protein — MKRFLKVIAGSAGATALMFGGYLGVLQLTGNFHEVLPGELYRSAQPSASDIASYARQYGIKTIVNLRGESREAWYLQEVEASNRAGIAHVDFRLSASRRVSPQQARQLIALLQKAQKPILVHCQAGADRTGLASMLYLQQIARIDEETSERQLSARYGHIGIPYISAAFAMDETWENLEKLVFHLTS, encoded by the coding sequence ATGAAGAGATTTTTGAAGGTGATCGCAGGCTCGGCCGGCGCAACTGCGCTCATGTTCGGCGGCTATCTGGGCGTCCTCCAACTCACCGGCAATTTCCACGAGGTGCTGCCGGGGGAGCTTTACCGATCGGCACAGCCCTCTGCCTCGGACATCGCGAGCTATGCACGGCAATATGGCATCAAAACCATCGTGAATCTGCGGGGCGAGAGCAGGGAAGCCTGGTATTTGCAGGAGGTGGAGGCGTCCAACCGAGCCGGCATTGCTCATGTCGATTTCCGTCTGTCAGCCTCCCGGCGCGTGTCGCCGCAGCAGGCGCGACAACTGATCGCGCTGCTGCAGAAGGCACAAAAACCGATACTCGTCCATTGCCAGGCCGGCGCTGACAGAACGGGCCTGGCCTCAATGCTCTACCTTCAGCAGATCGCGCGGATCGACGAAGAGACCTCGGAACGGCAGCTATCGGCCCGCTACGGCCACATCGGTATCCCATACATTTCCGCCGCCTTTGCCATGGATGAGACCTGGGAGAACCTGGAAAAGCTCGTCTTTCATCTGACGAGTTGA
- a CDS encoding TerC family protein translates to MDLSLLFVEWLGTPLWMWSSFFVLVIAILSFDLGILHKQNKEIGVRESVKLSALYIALGLVFGGWVWWYLGSEAGLAYLTGFVVEKTLALDNVFVIALIFSFFAVPRIYQHRVLFWGILGVIVLRAIMIGVGATLVGEFAWVLYIFAAFLIVTGIKMLVIKEAAPDVAKNALVRFMRQRFNVTDEHHDERFFVKQAHPRTGKMSWFITPLFMALVLVEVADVVFAVDSVPAIFAITTDPFIVYTSNIFAILGLRALYFALAAMIHRFRYLKPALAIVLIFIGSKIFVADLMGLEKFPAALSLGITFAIIAAGVVWSLMKTRGQQQPA, encoded by the coding sequence ATGGACCTCTCTCTTTTGTTCGTCGAGTGGCTGGGAACGCCGCTCTGGATGTGGTCGAGCTTTTTCGTCCTCGTTATCGCCATCCTGTCGTTCGACCTCGGTATTCTCCACAAGCAGAACAAGGAAATCGGCGTCCGCGAAAGCGTCAAGCTTTCCGCTCTCTATATTGCGCTCGGCCTCGTCTTTGGTGGCTGGGTGTGGTGGTATCTCGGCTCCGAGGCCGGCCTTGCCTATCTGACAGGCTTCGTCGTCGAAAAAACGCTGGCGCTCGACAATGTCTTCGTCATCGCCCTGATCTTCTCCTTCTTCGCCGTGCCGCGCATCTACCAGCACCGGGTGCTCTTCTGGGGCATCCTCGGCGTGATCGTGCTGCGCGCGATCATGATTGGCGTCGGCGCGACGCTGGTCGGCGAATTCGCCTGGGTGCTTTATATCTTCGCCGCGTTCCTGATCGTCACCGGCATCAAGATGCTGGTGATCAAGGAAGCGGCGCCCGACGTCGCGAAGAACGCGCTCGTCCGCTTCATGCGCCAGCGCTTCAACGTCACCGACGAGCACCACGACGAGCGGTTTTTCGTCAAGCAGGCACACCCGAGGACCGGCAAGATGAGCTGGTTCATCACGCCGCTCTTCATGGCGCTCGTGCTGGTCGAGGTGGCCGACGTCGTCTTTGCGGTGGACTCGGTTCCCGCTATTTTCGCGATCACCACGGATCCGTTCATCGTCTACACCTCGAACATCTTCGCGATCCTTGGCCTTCGCGCCCTCTATTTCGCGCTCGCGGCGATGATTCATCGCTTCCGTTATCTGAAGCCTGCGCTCGCCATCGTCCTGATCTTCATCGGCTCGAAGATCTTCGTCGCCGATCTGATGGGACTTGAGAAATTCCCGGCCGCGCTTTCGCTCGGCATCACCTTCGCGATCATCGCTGCCGGCGTGGTCTGGAGCCTGATGAAAACGCGGGGTCAGCAGCAGCCTGCATGA
- a CDS encoding carbonic anhydrase has product MGVQGFPEHLLSGYRNFMSGRFSEQQQRYKTLAESGQKPKTMVIACCDSRAAPETIFDAGPGELFVVRNVANMMPPYEPDGHYHSTSAALEFAVQSLRVSDIVVMGHGRCGGIKAALDPDAEPLSPGDFIGRWMNLLKPAAEQIQSNELMTQAERQRALERVSIRNSIANLRTFPCVQILESNGKLKLHGAWFDISTGELWVMDAKSGDFVRPGI; this is encoded by the coding sequence ATGGGCGTACAGGGTTTTCCGGAACATCTTCTGTCCGGCTACCGCAACTTCATGAGCGGTCGTTTCAGCGAGCAGCAGCAACGCTACAAGACGCTTGCCGAGAGCGGACAGAAACCGAAGACAATGGTCATTGCCTGTTGCGATTCGCGTGCCGCACCCGAAACGATCTTCGATGCCGGTCCGGGCGAACTCTTCGTCGTCCGCAACGTCGCCAACATGATGCCGCCATACGAACCGGACGGGCACTATCACTCGACCTCGGCCGCGCTCGAATTCGCGGTCCAGTCCTTGCGCGTCAGCGACATTGTCGTCATGGGGCACGGACGCTGCGGCGGCATCAAGGCCGCGCTCGATCCAGACGCCGAACCCCTCTCCCCCGGCGATTTCATCGGCCGCTGGATGAACCTGCTGAAGCCCGCCGCCGAGCAAATCCAGAGCAACGAGCTCATGACCCAGGCGGAGCGCCAGCGGGCGCTCGAGCGCGTGTCGATCCGCAATTCGATCGCCAATCTCCGGACATTCCCTTGCGTGCAGATCCTGGAATCGAACGGGAAGCTGAAACTGCACGGCGCTTGGTTCGACATCTCCACCGGCGAACTCTGGGTGATGGACGCGAAGTCCGGCGATTTCGTTCGGCCGGGAATCTGA
- a CDS encoding HAD-IA family hydrolase: MPLKGLIFDVDGTLAETEELHRLCFNDAFANAGHDWEWPRELYCQLLKVTGGKERIHHYLDCMGLDLGTDAAARIAELHAEKNRLYARRTASGVALRPGVRRLIAEARACGLAVAVATTTSRGNLDALIAAAFGTAAAGWFSAVVTGEDVSRKKPDPAAYLQVLDQLGLTPSECVAFEDSRNGLLAAKAAGLPVILTPSLYTQDEDHGEGDCVVSDLGELGRPLRHISGWKPAGDVIDLAALQALLEHRTCER; this comes from the coding sequence ATGCCACTCAAGGGGCTGATTTTCGATGTCGATGGGACGCTCGCCGAAACCGAGGAGCTTCACCGTCTCTGCTTCAACGACGCGTTTGCGAATGCTGGGCATGACTGGGAGTGGCCCCGTGAGCTTTACTGCCAGCTCCTGAAGGTCACGGGCGGCAAGGAACGCATCCACCACTATCTCGACTGCATGGGCCTTGACCTCGGCACGGACGCTGCGGCGCGGATCGCCGAGCTGCATGCCGAAAAGAACAGGCTTTATGCGCGCAGAACGGCTTCGGGCGTGGCGCTCCGGCCGGGCGTGAGGCGTCTCATCGCCGAGGCGCGCGCATGCGGACTAGCGGTGGCGGTTGCCACGACGACCAGCCGAGGCAATCTCGACGCCCTGATTGCGGCGGCGTTCGGGACCGCCGCAGCGGGTTGGTTCTCGGCCGTTGTGACCGGCGAGGACGTCAGCCGGAAGAAGCCGGACCCCGCAGCCTATCTTCAAGTGCTGGACCAGCTTGGCCTAACGCCGAGCGAATGCGTTGCCTTTGAGGACTCGCGCAATGGGCTGCTGGCGGCAAAGGCGGCCGGGCTGCCAGTGATACTTACTCCGAGCCTCTACACCCAGGATGAGGATCACGGGGAAGGCGATTGCGTCGTTTCTGACTTGGGTGAGCTCGGTCGGCCCCTGCGGCACATCAGTGGCTGGAAGCCGGCGGGCGATGTGATCGACCTCGCCGCCCTGCAGGCATTGCTGGAGCATCGCACCTGCGAACGGTGA
- a CDS encoding pyridoxal-phosphate-dependent aminotransferase family protein, whose translation MNAFSPPPRLLMGPGPSNVAPEVLAAQARPTIGHLDPSFVGLMDLIKDQLRVAFRTDNRVTFPLSAPASLAMEMALVTLLEPGDTAIIAQNGVFGGRMAEIARRAGAEVRLVSAEWGKPVDPEAVRASILEAPQAKLLAFVHAETSTGVRSDATALCGLAREAGMLSVVDTVTGLGGIPVLADDWQADAVYAGTQKCLSAPPGLAPITFSDRAVAAVKARNSPIQSWFLDLGLMLGYWDGEGARSYHHTAPVNALYGLHESLSRLLGEGLETAWVRHSAAHERLVERLHGLDVAFVVDEEHRLPQLNTVWIPEGAEDARARRRLLDEFGIEIGGGLGPLAGRIWRIGLMGETCRMENVDRLADAIAAILP comes from the coding sequence ATGAATGCTTTTTCGCCACCGCCCCGCCTGCTGATGGGCCCCGGTCCGTCCAACGTCGCGCCGGAAGTGCTCGCGGCACAGGCGCGACCGACGATCGGCCATCTCGATCCAAGTTTCGTCGGATTGATGGACCTCATCAAGGACCAACTCCGCGTCGCTTTCCGAACAGACAACCGGGTGACCTTCCCCCTCTCGGCCCCGGCCTCGCTCGCCATGGAGATGGCGTTAGTGACGCTGCTCGAACCGGGCGACACTGCGATCATCGCGCAAAACGGCGTGTTCGGCGGACGCATGGCCGAAATTGCGCGGCGGGCGGGCGCGGAGGTGCGGCTGGTTTCCGCCGAATGGGGCAAGCCTGTTGATCCCGAGGCGGTCCGCGCATCGATCCTGGAGGCGCCGCAGGCCAAGCTGCTCGCTTTCGTGCACGCGGAGACCTCGACCGGAGTGCGGTCGGATGCGACCGCGCTCTGCGGCCTGGCGCGCGAGGCGGGCATGCTGTCGGTCGTGGACACCGTGACTGGCCTCGGCGGCATTCCGGTGCTGGCCGATGACTGGCAGGCGGACGCGGTCTATGCCGGTACGCAGAAATGTCTGTCCGCGCCGCCGGGCCTTGCGCCGATCACCTTTTCCGACCGCGCCGTCGCGGCGGTGAAGGCGCGCAATTCGCCGATCCAAAGCTGGTTCCTCGATCTCGGTCTGATGCTTGGCTACTGGGACGGGGAAGGTGCCCGCTCGTACCACCATACCGCGCCGGTCAATGCGCTGTACGGCCTGCACGAGAGCCTTTCCCGCCTGCTTGGGGAAGGATTGGAGACCGCATGGGTGCGCCACAGCGCAGCCCATGAACGGCTGGTTGAACGATTGCATGGGCTCGACGTCGCCTTCGTTGTCGACGAGGAGCACCGCCTGCCGCAGCTGAATACAGTATGGATCCCGGAAGGCGCGGAGGACGCCCGCGCACGCAGACGTCTGCTCGATGAATTCGGGATCGAGATTGGCGGAGGACTCGGGCCGCTCGCCGGGCGCATCTGGCGCATCGGCCTGATGGGCGAAACATGCCGAATGGAGAATGTGGACCGTCTGGCCGACGCGATCGCGGCAATTCTGCCGTAG
- a CDS encoding IS110 family transposase yields the protein MADYREAFVGIDVAKLKNAIAVAESGREGEIRYVGEIEASDVTMRRIIQRIAAKFDRVHFCYEAGPTGYGLHRLIVSLGYECIVVAPSLIPRKPGDRVKTNRRDALALARLLRAGELTPVWVPDQGHEAMRDLVRARAAAVETLRVHRQQISAFMLKHGRIYPRKKGWTMRYLRWLQEQQFNHPAHQIALQEMAEAVRVSKERVERLEKVIEEFVPNWSLAPVVRALQTLRGVDLIVAVTFATEVGDVTRFESPRQLMGYLGLVPGERSTGETVRRGGITKAGNGRVRHLLVESAWTYRHPPRVGTRKLYLMEHAPSRVREIAWKAQSRLTARYRKLAGRGKRTTVVCTAIARELAGFMWAVAREAQAIKS from the coding sequence GTGGCAGATTATAGAGAAGCCTTTGTCGGAATCGATGTCGCCAAGCTGAAGAATGCTATTGCTGTTGCTGAATCCGGCCGGGAGGGAGAGATCCGCTATGTCGGCGAGATCGAAGCGTCGGATGTCACCATGCGCCGTATCATCCAGCGGATCGCCGCTAAGTTTGATCGCGTGCATTTCTGCTATGAGGCCGGGCCCACCGGTTACGGTCTCCACCGGCTCATCGTCTCACTTGGCTACGAATGCATAGTCGTCGCCCCATCCTTGATCCCAAGGAAGCCAGGCGACAGGGTGAAGACGAACCGTCGAGATGCGCTTGCGCTCGCCCGGCTACTGAGGGCCGGCGAGCTCACGCCGGTGTGGGTTCCAGACCAGGGTCACGAAGCGATGCGAGATCTCGTTCGTGCTCGAGCTGCCGCAGTCGAGACATTGCGGGTCCATCGGCAACAGATAAGCGCCTTCATGCTCAAACATGGCCGCATCTACCCACGCAAGAAAGGCTGGACAATGCGATACTTGCGCTGGCTGCAGGAGCAGCAGTTCAATCATCCGGCACATCAGATCGCACTGCAGGAAATGGCCGAGGCGGTCCGCGTCTCGAAAGAGCGCGTCGAACGGTTGGAGAAGGTGATCGAGGAGTTCGTCCCGAATTGGTCTCTCGCCCCTGTTGTTCGAGCGCTGCAGACCCTTCGAGGTGTGGATCTGATTGTCGCCGTCACCTTCGCCACGGAAGTTGGTGACGTCACTCGATTTGAAAGCCCTCGCCAACTGATGGGGTATCTCGGTTTGGTTCCGGGTGAGCGCTCCACGGGCGAGACGGTGAGACGAGGCGGAATAACGAAGGCGGGTAACGGTAGGGTCCGGCACCTACTGGTCGAGAGCGCATGGACCTATCGGCATCCGCCAAGGGTCGGCACAAGGAAACTCTACCTCATGGAGCATGCGCCCTCGAGAGTTCGAGAGATCGCTTGGAAGGCTCAGAGTCGGCTAACGGCTCGCTATCGCAAGTTGGCTGGACGGGGTAAACGAACGACGGTGGTTTGCACTGCAATTGCCCGCGAGCTGGCCGGCTTCATGTGGGCGGTTGCAAGGGAGGCGCAGGCGATCAAATCGTAG